One window from the genome of Pyrobaculum ferrireducens encodes:
- a CDS encoding fumarylacetoacetate hydrolase family protein, translating to MKLLTFRKGDTRKVGLFLNGEIIDLPMAYVAVYDAYEAPEFLYDMRKLIAVGKPALDVVDYLARRAPPEAKLNAKEITWEPPVPNPEKIFAVAVNYKAHGQEAGVKPPERPYFFPKFPNALVGHEQPIVKHRVVQKMDWEVELVVVMGRAGKYIPPEKALDYVFGYAVGNDISLRDWQFPPGWPQQLNPYGQNWIWGKSMDTAAPVGPYIVTRDEVPDPNKLGLRLRVNGGLEQEGNTSELIFNVQQLIHWASQGITLKPGDLIFTGTPPGVGFPKGKFLKGGDVVEAEVEKIGVLRNYVVEEQ from the coding sequence ATGAAGTTGTTGACGTTTAGAAAAGGGGACACAAGAAAGGTGGGTCTTTTCCTAAACGGCGAAATTATTGACCTGCCAATGGCCTACGTGGCTGTGTACGACGCCTACGAGGCGCCGGAGTTTCTATACGACATGAGGAAGCTCATAGCCGTGGGGAAGCCCGCCCTAGACGTCGTGGACTACCTAGCCCGCAGAGCGCCTCCCGAGGCCAAGCTCAACGCGAAGGAAATAACATGGGAGCCCCCCGTGCCGAACCCAGAGAAGATATTCGCGGTTGCTGTGAACTACAAAGCCCACGGCCAGGAAGCCGGGGTAAAGCCGCCGGAGAGGCCCTACTTCTTCCCCAAATTCCCTAACGCCCTGGTGGGCCACGAGCAGCCGATCGTTAAGCACAGGGTGGTGCAGAAGATGGACTGGGAGGTGGAGCTGGTGGTGGTGATGGGCAGGGCTGGGAAGTACATACCTCCAGAAAAGGCGCTGGACTACGTCTTCGGCTACGCCGTGGGTAACGACATCTCGCTCAGAGACTGGCAGTTCCCGCCGGGCTGGCCGCAGCAGCTTAACCCCTACGGCCAGAACTGGATATGGGGCAAGTCCATGGACACGGCGGCGCCCGTCGGGCCGTACATAGTTACAAGGGACGAGGTGCCGGATCCCAACAAGCTGGGGCTGAGGCTGAGGGTGAACGGCGGTTTGGAGCAGGAGGGCAACACCTCAGAGCTGATCTTCAACGTGCAGCAGCTCATACACTGGGCTTCCCAAGGCATAACGCTGAAGCCCGGCGATTTAATATTTACAGGCACGCCGCCCGGCGTCGGATTCCCCAAGGGCAAATTCCTAA
- a CDS encoding AbrB/MazE/SpoVT family DNA-binding domain-containing protein, with translation MATSRYLRRVQKIKTGSYIISLPMDWVLKNRLKPKDPLLVFEDPNNNIVVKIPMSRCNLTLDAGIYEDPELLEEVVKYLYIFGVDQITVTGHNQGVLKRLRELRKDLIGYEIDDFTNGRVVISIKDDIHALEERHLKRVWEKYLKLLGDILDGICSYRNDEELRDKIVESKRLVRHLQRLLSIALKEPERNKIPYPTFAAFFETTIRLREVGYYIYRMVDFLAGVRQREELDAMCRLCKEALNTSDLKRLVEIRERINTLEEASLPKLNAYEAHMAFAMRRIVFNLVRISELMTVAAAAQRTVCTPASREEEEF, from the coding sequence ATGGCGACTTCCCGTTATCTCCGACGCGTGCAGAAGATTAAGACAGGTAGCTACATCATATCCCTACCCATGGACTGGGTTCTAAAAAATAGGCTCAAGCCCAAAGACCCGTTGCTAGTCTTCGAGGATCCCAATAACAACATTGTTGTTAAGATCCCCATGTCTAGATGCAACCTCACTCTCGACGCCGGGATCTACGAAGACCCAGAGTTGCTGGAGGAGGTTGTCAAGTATCTATACATCTTCGGAGTCGATCAGATAACCGTCACAGGCCACAACCAGGGCGTGCTGAAGCGGCTTAGAGAGCTCAGAAAAGACTTGATTGGGTATGAAATTGACGACTTCACCAACGGCCGCGTCGTGATCTCTATCAAGGACGACATACACGCCCTCGAGGAGAGGCACTTGAAGAGGGTTTGGGAGAAGTATCTAAAGCTCCTTGGAGACATACTAGACGGCATATGTAGCTACAGAAACGACGAGGAGCTTAGAGACAAGATTGTGGAGTCTAAGAGACTTGTGAGGCACCTCCAGAGGCTACTGTCAATAGCGCTCAAGGAGCCCGAGCGCAACAAGATACCATACCCCACCTTCGCCGCCTTTTTCGAAACCACAATTAGGCTGAGGGAGGTGGGGTACTACATCTACAGAATGGTGGACTTCCTCGCCGGAGTTAGGCAAAGGGAGGAGCTAGACGCCATGTGCAGACTCTGCAAAGAGGCGCTCAACACCTCCGACCTGAAGAGGCTGGTGGAGATCCGGGAGAGGATAAACACGCTGGAGGAGGCGTCGCTTCCAAAACTAAACGCCTACGAGGCCCACATGGCCTTCGCCATGAGACGCATCGTCTTCAACCTAGTAAGAATATCGGAGCTCATGACGGTGGCCGCCGCCGCGCAGAGGACAGTCTGCACACCTGCAAGCCGGGAAGAAGAGGAGTTCTAA
- a CDS encoding CPBP family intramembrane glutamic endopeptidase produces the protein MIGLLLAMGGYYLAALAVYAVVKPPADNPWYALIYTAVQLASFMALLYIVVKREGYGTWRGAFSSIYSGRLGPREAALAIALWVLVFTLWWPVNLLYSALGLQWGRWGYSTAGINAVPVAIWALGAAFFEEAFFRGYSISRLAPAVGNRWAALLTSAAFSAVHLRFGAALAGYMFLWGLVAAALYIVTKSTWACLLYHMVNNVVVDFFIYGR, from the coding sequence ATGATAGGCCTTCTACTGGCGATGGGAGGCTACTACCTCGCCGCCTTGGCTGTATACGCAGTTGTGAAGCCGCCCGCGGACAACCCGTGGTACGCTTTGATATACACCGCCGTGCAGCTGGCCTCTTTCATGGCGCTTCTCTACATAGTTGTGAAGAGAGAGGGCTACGGCACGTGGAGAGGCGCCTTCAGCAGTATATACAGCGGCAGGCTTGGCCCAAGAGAGGCCGCGCTCGCCATCGCGCTCTGGGTACTCGTCTTTACGCTGTGGTGGCCCGTCAACTTGCTTTACTCGGCGCTGGGCCTGCAGTGGGGCAGGTGGGGCTACAGCACAGCGGGCATCAACGCGGTGCCCGTGGCGATTTGGGCCCTTGGGGCGGCTTTCTTCGAGGAGGCTTTTTTCAGAGGCTACTCAATCTCTAGGCTGGCGCCTGCGGTGGGGAATAGGTGGGCCGCCTTGCTCACCTCGGCGGCGTTCTCAGCCGTGCATCTACGATTCGGCGCGGCGCTGGCGGGCTACATGTTTCTATGGGGTCTCGTAGCCGCGGCGCTGTACATAGTTACAAAATCGACATGGGCCTGCCTTCTGTACCACATGGTCAACAATGTGGTTGTCGACTTTTTCATCTACGGGAGGTAG
- a CDS encoding MFS transporter, whose translation METRFLLLGAVALQMVGFGIILPAMPFLLRELGGDAAAQGLLVSLFSLMQFVTAPLWGYVSDKIGRAPVVAAGLALGAAGQAVAYAAQSLAQLALGRALAGVGGGTLAALQAWIADLTPSDRRASAMALFGIAFGVGFVAGPAIGGALGTLHPRLPFLASAVLYALAGTAVARLPNTRPTRRQGFEIVVGLLAVPVLMLNLGMSMFEALLSYFSAFARGLTPFQIGLLFFVSGVAAGAAQPVVRRLERSSSPGRNAPLGMATMAVGLLLLSFASSSLAVLYIGAALVSLGGVVASSFIFAAASRRGAGVELGALQSAGTLGRIAGPTIGGYLYTTISATAPFIASAAVVAATAALTSLLLSRVGLR comes from the coding sequence ATGGAGACGCGCTTTCTGCTACTGGGCGCAGTTGCTCTGCAGATGGTGGGCTTCGGCATAATACTACCCGCGATGCCCTTCCTCCTAAGAGAGCTGGGGGGCGACGCGGCGGCCCAGGGTCTGCTGGTGTCCCTATTCTCCCTAATGCAGTTCGTTACGGCGCCTCTATGGGGCTACGTCTCCGACAAGATAGGCAGGGCCCCCGTGGTGGCGGCTGGCCTAGCCCTCGGAGCCGCAGGCCAAGCTGTCGCCTACGCCGCCCAAAGCCTCGCCCAGCTGGCCCTCGGCAGGGCGCTGGCCGGAGTGGGGGGCGGCACCCTGGCGGCGCTCCAAGCTTGGATAGCGGACCTTACGCCGAGTGACCGCAGGGCCTCCGCCATGGCTCTCTTCGGCATAGCCTTCGGCGTCGGCTTCGTCGCGGGGCCCGCCATCGGGGGGGCGTTAGGCACGTTGCACCCCCGGCTACCGTTCCTCGCCTCGGCGGTGCTTTACGCCCTAGCAGGCACCGCGGTGGCTAGGTTGCCCAACACCAGGCCAACCCGGCGCCAGGGTTTTGAAATTGTGGTGGGCCTCCTGGCGGTTCCGGTGCTTATGCTGAACCTGGGCATGTCTATGTTCGAGGCTCTCCTCTCCTACTTCTCAGCCTTCGCCCGGGGGCTAACTCCCTTTCAGATAGGCCTTCTGTTCTTCGTCTCCGGCGTAGCCGCCGGGGCGGCCCAGCCAGTGGTTAGACGCCTCGAGAGGTCCTCCAGCCCGGGTAGAAACGCGCCGCTGGGCATGGCCACCATGGCGGTGGGCCTGCTTCTGCTGAGCTTCGCCTCGAGCTCGCTGGCGGTTCTCTACATAGGCGCCGCGTTGGTGTCGCTGGGCGGCGTGGTTGCGTCTTCTTTCATATTCGCCGCCGCGTCGAGGAGAGGGGCTGGCGTGGAGCTCGGCGCATTGCAGTCGGCGGGGACCCTCGGCAGGATAGCCGGCCCGACGATCGGCGGCTACCTCTACACTACAATCTCGGCCACCGCCCCCTTCATAGCCTCGGCCGCGGTGGTGGCCGCCACGGCCGCGCTGACCTCCCTACTACTCTCTAGAGTGGGGCTTCGTTAG
- a CDS encoding DsrE family protein: MKALVHVDREDLTAMNIALSNIENLLEAATGAEVAVVANGNAVIFFTQHAPSHVKERLTALAARGVKFYICNNSLRAHGIDHGELLPFAEVVPAGIVKILELQSAGYLYVKP, encoded by the coding sequence GTGAAGGCGCTGGTGCATGTGGATAGGGAGGATTTGACCGCCATGAATATCGCTCTTTCTAATATCGAGAATCTGCTGGAGGCGGCGACGGGGGCGGAGGTTGCGGTGGTGGCGAACGGCAACGCCGTGATATTCTTCACACAACACGCGCCTAGCCACGTCAAGGAGAGGCTCACCGCGCTGGCGGCGAGAGGCGTGAAGTTCTATATATGCAACAACTCCCTCAGAGCGCACGGAATCGACCACGGGGAGTTACTACCCTTCGCCGAGGTTGTACCCGCCGGCATAGTAAAAATACTAGAGCTCCAGTCAGCGGGCTACCTCTACGTAAAGCCCTAG
- a CDS encoding SDR family NAD(P)-dependent oxidoreductase encodes MDRLRGRRVFVGGVGPGLGSAVVYLALSEGAGVYAAARSRDFLERLRREFSRFGELHIGAYDLSRPEGAEAAVADAATKLGGLDGVVVTAGGYAETPIEELDPSALEDLLSRNLKAHLYVVKAATKHLKPGSSIVLVTAVGGAYPAWLRRNVAYVASKAALARAVESLAAELIDKGIRVNGVAPGGMSKDFTPGGAARRPPLGAPQAPPEEVARVVIWLLADESYWVNGAVIPADGGRRLA; translated from the coding sequence ATGGACAGGCTGAGGGGTAGGAGGGTCTTCGTGGGGGGCGTGGGGCCTGGGCTGGGCTCGGCTGTTGTATACCTAGCTCTGTCGGAGGGTGCCGGGGTGTACGCCGCGGCGCGGAGTAGAGACTTTCTAGAGCGGCTTAGACGCGAGTTTTCTAGATTCGGCGAGCTCCACATAGGCGCCTACGACTTGTCGAGGCCCGAGGGCGCCGAAGCCGCCGTGGCAGACGCGGCAACCAAGCTCGGGGGCCTGGACGGCGTGGTGGTGACGGCCGGGGGCTACGCCGAGACGCCGATAGAGGAGCTGGACCCCTCCGCGCTGGAGGACCTCCTCTCCCGCAACTTGAAGGCCCATCTCTACGTGGTCAAGGCGGCTACCAAGCATCTGAAGCCGGGATCCTCCATAGTCCTAGTCACGGCGGTGGGCGGGGCATACCCCGCCTGGCTTAGGAGGAATGTGGCGTATGTCGCCTCTAAGGCGGCGTTGGCTAGAGCTGTGGAGTCCCTCGCCGCGGAGCTGATTGACAAGGGGATTAGGGTAAACGGCGTGGCGCCCGGCGGGATGAGCAAAGACTTTACGCCCGGCGGAGCGGCGAGGCGGCCTCCCCTCGGCGCCCCCCAGGCGCCGCCAGAAGAGGTGGCCCGGGTAGTCATATGGTTGCTCGCCGACGAGTCTTACTGGGTAAATGGGGCGGTGATCCCGGCAGACGGCGGCCGGAGGCTCGCCTGA
- a CDS encoding CoA-binding protein: protein MDLLEVFKLRTIAVVGASRDPSKWAHVVPLYLKRAGYRIIPINPSAGEILGEKAYPTLHEVPDEVDVVQVFRPSEEVPRIAQDVIRRRRERGDVKVVWLQLGIRAPPGVREALEAEGIALFEDMCMMETHARLFGLRPLAPGEV from the coding sequence ATGGATTTGTTAGAGGTGTTTAAACTGAGGACTATAGCTGTGGTGGGGGCGTCGAGGGATCCCTCTAAGTGGGCCCACGTGGTGCCTCTCTACCTGAAGAGGGCTGGCTATAGAATAATCCCGATTAACCCATCCGCCGGAGAGATACTTGGGGAAAAGGCGTATCCCACCCTCCACGAGGTTCCTGACGAGGTTGATGTGGTTCAGGTATTTAGGCCATCTGAGGAGGTGCCCAGGATTGCGCAGGACGTTATTAGGCGCCGGAGGGAGAGGGGGGACGTCAAGGTGGTGTGGCTACAGCTGGGGATCAGGGCTCCCCCCGGCGTCCGGGAGGCGCTCGAGGCCGAGGGCATCGCCTTGTTTGAAGACATGTGTATGATGGAGACCCACGCCAGGCTGTTCGGGCTGAGGCCCCTGGCGCCCGGCGAGGTGTAG